The DNA region GGCAGAGGCAACGATGTAATGGACCTGACAGGAGGGAAGCAAGAAGTTGGGGCCAGGCCTTGGGGAGAGATATGGCCACTGAAAAAAGGTATATGTGGCACGGAGAGCAGGACTGCATACCAGACTGATGTTGGAGTCAATGCTCATCTGGATGTATTTCCAGTCAAACTCAATGCCCCGGGCTCCAACCCAGAGGGGGATGCAGCTGAAGAAGGCAAAGGGAGGGATTTTCTGGTACCCAGACATCCTTGATACCCAGACTGaggccaccccctcccccagcatcCCTGTCCACCCAAGTGTCCTTTCTTAGGATAGTATGGGGTCCAGGCTGCTACACACACCGGGACATAATGAGCTCGGCGGTggcccagcccagggcagcaACCATGATCTTGTACTCCCCCTTGCCGGCATTCCGGGACATGACAAGGTTTAGGCCTATTAGGTCTGCCACATCCACGCTGGCCTTCATGAACTCCTGTGGGTTAGGTTGAGGCATGAGTAAGCACAGGGCCAAGTAGCCCCGCTTGTGCACTTCCTGTCCCTCCCTCACCCTACTCACCCCAATGAAGTCATAGATGCCACCTTCCCAGGTGGGGAAGAAAGTGGCCAAGAACAGCATCTGAGAACAGAAAGCAGAAAGGTCACCTCAaggtgaggggggaaaaaaaccaccTATGTGTTTTGTGGGAAGTTAATGTTCCTGTGAAAAGCGGGACACTATAGATTCCAGGGGTCTTTCTGGGAGAGAGTGGCAAGATCACAGGGCTACGGGAGATAGAAGGTAAATGTCTGGTGTCTGTGGGGGCTGGAAATTCACAGGGGGTATAAGGTATAGAGGTGCTGGGGTGGCAACTCGGGAAGTGCTACCAGCCCCGTGTGACACGCGGCGGGGTTAGTTATCGCTCTTAACCATACCAAAAAAACCTCTGTGCCAATCCTACAACCGAGGTTTTCTCAATTTTTACCGAAAAGCGCTAAGAAAAAGTTGCTTCAAGACCTCATCTCCGGTTCCACCCCTTCTGGGGTCCATACTCCAAGGGACCTATGCGGAGTCCTGAAAGCGATCCCACGGTGGGGGGACAGCGGCAGAGCCGGGTCCCTGGGTCTGGAGAGCCTGGGGGCCAGACACGTGGGGTCCGGGCGGCCCTCACCTTGCATAGCTGCACAAAGAGGTAGGTGACCCCGGCCTGGACGCATTTCCAGAAGGCGTTGTACTCAGACCTGGAGAAGCGGGCGGTGAGGGGTCGGCCTGGGCCCCACGCCCTCTccgccccgcgcccgccccgcacTCACAGGCCGCTGCACTTGTACGTGATGAAGTAGGGGAAATAGGCGAGGGCGAAGCAGTTCCCGAAGTGGAACAAGGTCATGTCGCCGGCCGCCCGGTCCCGCCCGCGCGGGAGTCGCCAGGCGACCTCTTCCGACACGGGCCTCCCGCCTCCACCGGCGCTCTCGCCGGGCTAGGGTCCTGGCGCCCACCTGACTGGACTGGCCGCGGCCCGCGCGCGGCCTTCTGGGAGCGGTAGTCCGGACCCAGGCGTCGCGCGCCGTGACGTCAGAGCGCCCGCGTCCGGATCTCGCTTCCCAGGGTTCCAGAGTGGAACGCTGTTGAAACACCTTTTTGGCCACGCTGCGTGTGGGTCCCCGTTTCCCATAAGTGGAATCCGGCTCAGAGCCCAGCGGCAACCCTCGTCCATGGGCGGACCTGGAAACCCGGCCTAGAACCCGCCGTGACCCACGCAGAGAGAGGGGCGCAGCTATGAgcactttggtttttatttcaccGCTGACCGAGCAGCGCTAAGCCCTCACGCCGCGCGCCGTCcttcccggggggggggggggggattccgACTTCCGAGCTTGGCGCAGCAAAGGAGGGGCCTTCCTTTCATTGCTCTCGGCTGAACATGTAGCGGATCAGGTCCACCACCCGATGACTGTAGCCATATTCGTTGTCATACctgcagaggaaaggaaagaggcgGTCAAGGGAGTTGCTTTCTCGACCACCTGTCAGCCTAcccccctctctccttccagtACTCTGACCTCTTCCTCCTTACCAGGCAATGAGCTTCACGAAGTTGTCATTGAGGGATATGCCAGCGTTGGCGTCGAAGATGGACGAGTGGGAGTCTCCGATGAAATCCGTAGAGACGACCTGTGCGTCAGAATTTCAAAGATAAGGGTGGGTAATAGAGAAGGACCCAGAGCTCAGGCTCTTAGACACATTGCCCATACATTCATCTAAGAGGGGACCATGAGCTTGTGTCTTGATTACCAAGATCTCGTCGACTTGGGCCCTCAGAACAGTGTCTTAAGTGGAAGGAACTGCAAACACATAGGCCTGAGCTTATAGTGGTGGAAGGCCACAGAAAGGTTTTCAACAGTGGGGGTGCTTTGATGCCATTAAAACGAGAACCTGGCTTTTGTGTGAGGGTGACCTGCAGGATCTAAACCAGGCACAGCACCAAGGCCCAACACCAAGGCTGATGCATAGAAAAGGCATATGACATCAACTCAAGAAAGGCATCTGGCATACCTGGCTCTAAAGAAGTGTTGAAAAATGGGAGTAATAGTTGTCCTTGGTTCACTAAACATGTATTGTGCACAGGGATACATCTGGAGCTACAGAAGTGAAACGATAGTtcttaaatttctgttttcttggagTGTACATGCTATTGGTGCCAATAGTGACAATGAAATAAAGTTTCTGGTGACGAAAAGAGCCACAGAAAACATCCTGAGAGGGAGCCTTGCAGAGGAGGGGGATTGAAGTAGAGACCTGGAGGAAGTGAGGGCAGACCTGTAGCCAAACGGGGGAAAAGTGTTACAGATCAAAGGAGCAACTAGTGCAAAAATCCTGAGGCAGGGAAGTCTTGTTTTCTCAGCCCTGCATTTCCTACCTTGGTACAATGAAAGCAGCTTTTGAGCAAGTGGAAATCACAACCCCTCCACAGAGGGTGCCCCCCAAGTCTCTTCAGCCCTTGCCTACCTGATCCTCCGTGTAGGCAAGGATGCCAGCCAAGGGCCCATTGGCTGCTGCTTTTACGGCTTCCTTGATGGCTGAGTAGGGGGCACCCTTGGCCAGGCGGCAAGTCAGGTCCACAACAGATACGTTTGGGGTTGGCACTCTGAACGCCATTCCTGTTAGCTTCCTGGAGAATCCCACATTGGGGGTGGGAGTCAGAGCCCAAGCACTTCTGCCTCCATTGCCTATTGCCTTGGGGCATGGCCAATCCCTATTCTTCCctcaagaattagggctagttcagTCCTCCCATGGTGTGTCCCCACCCCCTGGTTGCAGCATCCTGTCCTCATACCCTTTGAGCTCTGGGATGACTTTGCCCACAGCACTGGCAGCCCCAGTGGAGGCTGGGATGATGTTCTGGTGGGCACCCCGTCCATCTCGCCAGGCCTTCTTTGATGGTCCATCCACTGTCTTTTGGGTGGCCGTGTAGGAGTGGACTGTGGTCTTGGGGAAGAAAGGGCTGAGGTGAGGCCTTCCTACTCCTAAGCTCCCATGCCTCCTTCTCTTAGGATTGGGGTGGAGGCCAGTGGGGCCATCACCACAGACCACAGGAGAGGCATGTACAGGCCAGAGGACTAACATTGTTAAAAGGCTTCTCCATTGTTGGGCCTCTTTCTGAAACCACTCTCCCTGCTAATTCCATACATACTGTAAGCAAGGTCTGGGAAGAAGAAGGGGGGTTTCCTTGTCGTCCCTCCCGCCTCAGCTCCAACTCACCCCTTAGCTCCAACTCACCATCAGTCCTTCCAAGATTCCAAATTGTTCATGGATGACCTTGGCAAGGGGGGCCAGGCAGTTGGTGGTGCAGGATGCATTGCTGCAATGACCCAGGTGTACAAGGGCACTGTAAGCTGACTTGCAGAGCCACCCCTTCATCCTGACCCTATTGGGTTTGCACCCAGGTCTGGTTTTGTGAAAAGTCAGGATGGGGACAAAAGGGCTCAGTGGGGGTGCTGTCTGATTAAGGAGGCACCGCTGGTGCCTAGGGGAAGCTCCCTAAGCATGTTTTCCAGAAGTTGTGCATTTCTAATAGGTAGTTTCAGGGTGACATTAACATTGTGGCTGGTGAGACTTAGGAATAAAGAAGCAGGAATAGGTTGATGTGAAAGAAACACCAGGGATCAAAGGtgggagtgggggcagggagTGTGAGTCCCTCCTCTTCACAGGCTGGCATGTCCTGCAGGCACTTGTCACACTTCAGAATGTTGCTGCCCCTGTTACCTGACAATGTTCATGGAGCCAGGGGCATAGTTCTTCTCATTCACACCCATGACGAATATTGGTGCATCCGGTGAGGGTGCGGTGATGACGACACGTTGGGCCCCTGATGTGATGTGTgcctagggattgagcccaggggtcaGGTGTTTTATGTGCAGTGCCCCCCAGCCAGCCCTGGGCACATGTCCCCCACTTACTGAAGCTGCATCTAAGGACAGGTACACGCCTGTGGATTCCACCACGTAGGGGCTCCCGACAGAATTCCAGGGGATTTCTTTGGGTTCCTTGctgcagaggggtggaagggctATGAGTCAGTGTCCCCTGCGTGGCCTCGCCTTCAGAGTGTACACAGCTTTCACCATTTGAAAGACCTCCTGCCTGGTCTGCAGTCACCTGTTGCCCTGTCCCATGCAACTCACCCCTAGCTACCCCCAAAACACACCTAGCTACCCCAAACGGACGCCATCTTGCTGGCCTTTTCATCATTGTCCCCATGTAGACCACTTTTCCTTTCTTGCCTGCACCAACCGGGCTGTGCCTAGGTATAGGCTGCTACTTCCCCAACTCAGGCCTGACTTCCTTAGGGGGACTATACCTGGCTTTGCCCCGTGGGCTCAGACCTGCTCAGCATAATGCTGCCGGGACTGTGTACCTTGTGACAGGCCTTCTGGTCCCCAGCCCTGACCTCCTCACCAGGAGCCCTCATAGCCCCTTTTGTCTTGGCCACCTAGCTCCTGCAATAGGGAGTCTGCTGTCAGAGACCAAGAAGTCCTTGAAGACAGACACCTGCATCCCGAGAGTGGCCCTGGAGCATTGTGGCTGAGACAGCCCTGTGACTAGCAGTGGCAAGTGGTTTATAGTAGAATAGTGAAGGAGGATTTCTGTTCCCTGTTATATAAATCTACATAACATGACATTTTGACAAATGTTTGTATCTTAAACATTGGATATCTACCATTACAATATTCTTCTTGGCTGCAGCAAGCAGTGAATGAATCAACTGTATGCTAGTCTCATCCTTTACATAAATATCAGGGATATTGGCTTCTATAATTGCATCTAGACCATTCTATAATTTGTCGTCTAGACCATTCCATAGCATAGGGCAGGATCTATTTCCTTTGCTGTTGAGCCTGCTTCTTGCCATGGCCTTCAGTCAATCAATGTTGGTAGTGTAGTTTTGTTATAGCCATTCTGCACACACTTACTTGAACGCCTGTCATATGCCTGTGTTCTGAGCTTTTACCTGCATTTAACCTTCAAGACCTGAGAAGTAAGtactattgtaatttttttttctttttcttttttcttttcttttttttttttttttgcaggggccAGAGTCAGGTCAGAGAGGAAGGGAGTAAGTAGAAGAGCCAGTGGAGGGTGCAGGTCAGCACTCCTAGTTTTGCTgcctgaataaatgaataaatagcctctcctcttctccctggctATGGCACATGATTATTCTCTCCCTGCTCAGTCATCTGCTCTCTCAGTCCACACTTTTCATTATCTGGCCCAACTCGCTCTTCTCTGATGTCCCACATTTTCTACCTTCCAAGTTGGGGGCACTTAAACAATTTCTTCTATAGCAATTGCTGAACTGGCATGGGACAGAGTCAGCCTTCAAAAGACCCCAGCCCATCACAGGCCCTCCCTCCTGCCTACAGGATTATTGTGAGAATTtcattcattctgttttcttaaaatatttttttaaattgtagttggacacaattatttttatgtgatgctgaggatcgaacccagtgcctcacatgtagctctaccaatgagctacagcccctccATTCATTCTTCAAGGAAGTAACGAGTGACCACATGGGCCAGGACCTGTACCTGCTAGTGCCAAAGCAACAACAGTAAGCGCAAACCAATAGGGCTCTCCCTGCAAGTAGGTGCAGACTTGTGGGAAAACACCCTTCCAAGTGTTTCACAAATGCCTGTTAACTCCACTGGAGCTCTCAGCTACTGCAGTGGAGGACATGATCATTATCCCCATCGGATACATGAGAGAACTGAGGCTTGGGCAAGTTTGAtcccttgcccaaggtcacccaacTGGGAAGGGTAGGGAGGGGCAGAATGCACGTGCAAACAGCTTGTGCTAAGTGCTGGAGAAGACCAGCAGGGCGTTGGAGAGGGGCGTGGAGGAGAACTAGGCTGAAGGCCTTGCAGGAGGCTGTGAGGGTTGATGGCGCCTGTGTGCGTGCTCACGTGTACATATGTAAGAGGCTGAAGCAACCACAGGATCAGCAGTGGCTCATTATATTAGAAAGTTAAGTAGGTGTAatatttcccattttatagattttgaTTCTTTTGATATTTGAGAATGTTTATATTTGAAGCATACTAAGGTAATGTTACTGCTTTTGCCTTATAGAACCTAtcttttaaagaagagtgaaatttaCTATGAGCAGGAACTGTGTAAAGTGGGAACTCTGAAGTTAGCATTGTTTGGGTGTGAGAGGTGCAGGCTCAGGATCCCAAGAGGTGGGTGGCTAGTATGGCCAAGGGGATGAAAAGGCTGCAGGTGGGGTGCGCAGTGTGTGTGAGGCCCATCAGGAGCTGGGACCTAATTTGTGGATGATGAGAAGCTACTGTGAGATTTACCAGGCTCGTTGGATGTTTTACAAaggcctcaggctcctgagtagaACCCTAGTGGAAGGAAACAGTCATGCTCTTCAGAGAGAGTGGTCTGGGGGTTAAAGTTGAGTTGTAGACAAGGTGAGTTGATAGGCCTGTGGCAAGATGTGCAAATGTGTGTTAAATACAGTTCTGGAGCACAGTGGGGCATCTTAAAGATTAGTGTTTCTGAACCATTTTTGAGGTCAAGGACCTTTCTGAAACCCTTTCTCCAGACTAGTACCAGaagcatacacacacaatttGGGGAATTATGAACCCATGTGAGGCTAGAATCCTCTGCCTTACTGTGCTGCAGACATGTATCAGACCTGTTGCCCTTACCACTGGAAGACAGCGATCTCCTGGTTGTTCACAAACAGCTTTCCATTCTTGCATTCCACATTCCCCTTGTATCTGCCGTGAGTGGAGTCATACTTAAACATGTACACCTGCAGGAGACAGAATGGACTCTAGTCTTGGAGGGGCAAAGTGAACGGCCCTGGAGTGAACCTGGGTGAAGGTTCCACATTGGAGCAGGGAGCCTTCCATACTGgaaccccctccccaccccagtcccACCCTTTCTGGCTCTCTCCTGTACCTGCTGCTTACCATGTATTCTGGGTCAATGAATGGGTCGTTCACTGCCACCACCTTAACTCCCTTTTCCACGCAAGCTCGCAACACCAGGCGACCAATGCGGCCAAATCTGTCCAGGAACAGGCAGAGGAGGGGGTGGGAAAGAAAAGGGTCATGGGGATGCTGTGGTTTCAGTATTCCCACCAAACTCAAGTTGAAATGTAATTCCACTATCAGGTACTAAGAGGTGGTGGTGGCTTTTGGAGGTGAGACTTTGGGAAGTAATTAAGGTTAGATGAAGTTGTGAAGGTGGGACCcccatgatggcattagtggctttataagatgAGGAAGAAAGGTTGAAGCTAGCATGCTTCCTCTGTCTCATCATGTGAGCTCTTCCCTACCATCAAGAAGGGTCCTTCTCTATGTGaccccttgaccttggacttcccacccttaagaactggaaaaaataaattttgttttctttataaattacccagttatagcaacagaaaaccaaCTAAGGGGAGGGGGCCCACTCAAGGGAACTGGGTGACAGTACCCACTTTAGGGAAGAAGGCAGTCACCTCTTTGCAGGCCACAGTCATCTCTTGTGCATGTGAGCTCACCAGCTTTTTACGTGCATAGTCTGCGTCCTCTCCCTCTCTGTACCCTGTCCTCTAATCTTAGCTGGGTGGATCTCTTAAAAATTCAAGTTAGATTTTGTCTCTTGGCCTGAGAACCTCCACAACTGTCTATCAGTAAAACCCCTGCTTGGTataccttctcccttcccctcccgcTTGCTGGCTTTAAACCTGCTACACTGTGAGGCTGTCCTTAAACACCCTGAGCCTGCCTCTTCCATCCCAGAGCCCTTGCTGTCCCTCTTCTGGGAAGACTTTTTCCCCAGCAAGGTACCCAGCTGGCTgcctttttttagttgtaaatggacacaataatttatttatttttaggtggtgccaggggtagaacccagtgcctcatgcatgctaggtgag from Marmota flaviventris isolate mMarFla1 chromosome 18, mMarFla1.hap1, whole genome shotgun sequence includes:
- the Tmem147 gene encoding BOS complex subunit TMEM147 isoform X1, with the protein product MTLFHFGNCFALAYFPYFITYKCSGLSEYNAFWKCVQAGVTYLFVQLCKMLFLATFFPTWEGGIYDFIGEFMKASVDVADLIGLNLVMSRNAGKGEYKIMVAALGWATAELIMSRCIPLWVGARGIEFDWKYIQMSIDSNISLVHYIVASAQVWMITRYDLYHTFRPAVLLLMFLSVYKAFVMETFVHLCSLGSWTALLARAVVTGLLALSTLALYVAVVNVHS
- the Tmem147 gene encoding BOS complex subunit TMEM147 isoform X2, whose translation is MLFLATFFPTWEGGIYDFIGEFMKASVDVADLIGLNLVMSRNAGKGEYKIMVAALGWATAELIMSRCIPLWVGARGIEFDWKYIQMSIDSNISLVHYIVASAQVWMITRYDLYHTFRPAVLLLMFLSVYKAFVMETFVHLCSLGSWTALLARAVVTGLLALSTLALYVAVVNVHS
- the Gapdhs gene encoding glyceraldehyde-3-phosphate dehydrogenase, testis-specific; this encodes MSKRDIILTNVTVVQLLRQPCQVPRPPPPACEPEPEPEPEPKPLPTVKEEGKPPPPPPPPPPPPPRPPKNPPPQELKVAINGFGRIGRLVLRACVEKGVKVVAVNDPFIDPEYMVYMFKYDSTHGRYKGNVECKNGKLFVNNQEIAVFQCKEPKEIPWNSVGSPYVVESTGVYLSLDAASAHITSGAQRVVITAPSPDAPIFVMGVNEKNYAPGSMNIVSNASCTTNCLAPLAKVIHEQFGILEGLMTTVHSYTATQKTVDGPSKKAWRDGRGAHQNIIPASTGAASAVGKVIPELKGKLTGMAFRVPTPNVSVVDLTCRLAKGAPYSAIKEAVKAAANGPLAGILAYTEDQVVSTDFIGDSHSSIFDANAGISLNDNFVKLIAWYDNEYGYSHRVVDLIRYMFSREQ